A window from Theropithecus gelada isolate Dixy chromosome 1, Tgel_1.0, whole genome shotgun sequence encodes these proteins:
- the RAB42 gene encoding ras-related protein Rab-42 isoform X1, which produces MEGEGCRYQFRVALLGDAAVGKTSLLRSYVAGAPGAPEPEPEPEPTVGAECYRRALQLRAGPRVKLQLWDTAGHERFRCITRSFYRNVVGVLLVFDVTNRKSFEHIQDWHQEVMATQGPDKVIFLLVGHKSDLQSTRCVSAQEAEELAASLGMAFVETSVKNNCNVDLAFDILAAAIQQALQQGDIKLEEGCGGVRLIHKTQIPRSPSRKQHPGPCQC; this is translated from the exons ATGGAGGGCGAGGGTTGCCGCTACCAATTTCGCGTTGCGCTGCTGGGGGACGCGGCGGTGGGCAAGACGTCGCTGCTGAGGAGTTACGTGGCGGGCGCGCCTGGCGCCCCGGAGCCCGAGCCCGAGCCTGAGCCCACTGTGGGCGCCGAGTGCTACCGCCGCGCGCTGCAGCTGCGGGCCGGGCCGCGGGTCAAGCTGCAGCTCTGGGACACCGCGGGCCACGAGCGCTTCAG gtgCATCACCAGGTCCTTTTACCGGAACGTGGTGGGTGTCCTGCTGGTCTTTGATGTGACAAACAGGAAGTCCTTTGAACACATCCAAGACTGGCACCAGGAGGTCATGGCCACTCAGGGCCCAGACAAGGTCATCTTCCTGCTGGTTGGCCACAAGAGTGACCTGCAGAGCACCCGTTGTGTCtcagcccaggaggccgaggagCTGGCTGCCTCCCTGGGCATGGCCTTCGTGGAGACCTCGGTTAAAAACAACTGCAATGTGGACCTGGCCTTTGACATTCTCGCTGCTGCTATCCAGCAGGCCCTGCAGCAGGGGGACATCAAGCTAGAAGAGGGCTGCGGGGGTGTCCGGCTCATCCACAAGACCCAAATCCCCAGGTCCCCCAGCAGGAAGCAGCACCCAGGCCCATGCCAGTGTTAA
- the RAB42 gene encoding ras-related protein Rab-42 isoform X2: MATQGPDKVIFLLVGHKSDLQSTRCVSAQEAEELAASLGMAFVETSVKNNCNVDLAFDILAAAIQQALQQGDIKLEEGCGGVRLIHKTQIPRSPSRKQHPGPCQC, encoded by the coding sequence ATGGCCACTCAGGGCCCAGACAAGGTCATCTTCCTGCTGGTTGGCCACAAGAGTGACCTGCAGAGCACCCGTTGTGTCtcagcccaggaggccgaggagCTGGCTGCCTCCCTGGGCATGGCCTTCGTGGAGACCTCGGTTAAAAACAACTGCAATGTGGACCTGGCCTTTGACATTCTCGCTGCTGCTATCCAGCAGGCCCTGCAGCAGGGGGACATCAAGCTAGAAGAGGGCTGCGGGGGTGTCCGGCTCATCCACAAGACCCAAATCCCCAGGTCCCCCAGCAGGAAGCAGCACCCAGGCCCATGCCAGTGTTAA
- the TAF12 gene encoding transcription initiation factor TFIID subunit 12 isoform X1, translating to MALEYRLSAALIGLGPHSSKKKQDLDKLYELKSKARQIMNQFGPSALINLSNFSSIKPEPASTPPQGSMANSTTVVKIPGTPGTGGRLSPENNQVLTKKKLQDLVREVDPNEQLDEDVEEMLLQIADDFIESVVTAACQLARHRKSSTLEVKDVQLHLERQWNMWIPGFGSEEIRPYKKACTTEAHKQRMALIRKTTKK from the exons TTAATTGGCCTGGGTCCTCACAGCTCCAAAAAGAAACAGGATCTCGATAAGCTCTATGAGCTGAAGTCCAAAGCTCGGCAGATTATGAACCAGTTTGGCCCCTCAGCCCTAATCAACCTCTCCAATTTCTCATCCATAAAACCGGAACCAGCCAGCACCCCTCCACAAGGCTCCATGGCCAACAGTACTACAGTGGTAAAGATACCAGGCACTCCTGGGACAGGAGGTCGTCTTAGCCCTGAAAACAATCAG GTATtgacaaagaagaaattacaggACTTAGTAAGAGAAGTGGATCCTAATGAGCAGTTGGATGAAGATGTGGAGGAG ATGCTGCTGCAGATTGCTGATGATTTTATCGAGAGTGTGGTGACAGCAGCCTGTCAGCTTGCGCGGCATCGCAAGTCCAGCACCCTGGAGGTGAAAGATGTCCAGCTGCATTTAG AGCGCCAGTGGAACATGTGGATCCCAGGATTTGGCTCTGAAGAAATCCGACCCTACAAAAAAGCCTGCACCACAGAAGCTCACAAACAG aGAATGGCATTGATCCGGAAAACAACCAAGAAATAA
- the TAF12 gene encoding transcription initiation factor TFIID subunit 12 isoform X2: MNQFGPSALINLSNFSSIKPEPASTPPQGSMANSTTVVKIPGTPGTGGRLSPENNQVLTKKKLQDLVREVDPNEQLDEDVEEMLLQIADDFIESVVTAACQLARHRKSSTLEVKDVQLHLERQWNMWIPGFGSEEIRPYKKACTTEAHKQRMALIRKTTKK; encoded by the exons ATGAACCAGTTTGGCCCCTCAGCCCTAATCAACCTCTCCAATTTCTCATCCATAAAACCGGAACCAGCCAGCACCCCTCCACAAGGCTCCATGGCCAACAGTACTACAGTGGTAAAGATACCAGGCACTCCTGGGACAGGAGGTCGTCTTAGCCCTGAAAACAATCAG GTATtgacaaagaagaaattacaggACTTAGTAAGAGAAGTGGATCCTAATGAGCAGTTGGATGAAGATGTGGAGGAG ATGCTGCTGCAGATTGCTGATGATTTTATCGAGAGTGTGGTGACAGCAGCCTGTCAGCTTGCGCGGCATCGCAAGTCCAGCACCCTGGAGGTGAAAGATGTCCAGCTGCATTTAG AGCGCCAGTGGAACATGTGGATCCCAGGATTTGGCTCTGAAGAAATCCGACCCTACAAAAAAGCCTGCACCACAGAAGCTCACAAACAG aGAATGGCATTGATCCGGAAAACAACCAAGAAATAA